A single window of Nicotiana sylvestris chromosome 3, ASM39365v2, whole genome shotgun sequence DNA harbors:
- the LOC138887288 gene encoding uncharacterized protein, translating to MIRPASSAATSSAAPPPARGTLAPAGRGASRVSAQSSGGPNHFYVMRGLQSLEPSPNVVIGILNVQSHDVYAFIDPGSTLSYVPPYVAMEFGIELEQLQEPFSVSTSVGESIVVVRVYRDCVVTVCSQDTMSDLIGLGMVGFDLIMGMDWLYSCFAMLDCRTRIVRFEFPNEPIVEWKGNDMMPNGRFISYLKAMKMINKWCIYHLVQVTDTDAEEPILEFVPMVNRFLEVFLDELLRIPPDRGD from the coding sequence ATGATACGGCCAGCCAGTTCTGCAGCTACTTCATCTGCAGCACCTCCTCCAGCTCGAGGCACTCTAGCACCCGCAGGGCGTGGTGCATCTAGGGTTAGTGCACAGAGTTCCGGAGGACCCAATCATTTCTATGTTATGAGGGGTCTCCAGAGTTTAGAGCCTTCTCCAAATGTTGTCATAGGTATATTGaatgtccaatctcatgatgtatATGCTTttattgatcccggttccactttgtCATATGTCCCTCCCtatgttgctatggaatttgggatagaactAGAACAGCTTCAAGAGCCATTCTCTGTATCTACTTCGGTTGGTGAGTCGATTGTGGTCGTGCGGGTTTATAGGGATTGTGTTGTCACGGTGTGTAGTCAGGACACTATGTCTGATCTCATTGGATTGGGGATGGTTGGTTTTGATTTAATAATGGGGATGGACtggctttattcatgttttgcTATGCTTGATTGCCGAACCAGAATCGTTAGGTTTGAATTTCCAAATGAGCCAATtgttgaatggaaagggaatgaTATGATGCCGAatggtaggtttatttcctatcttaaggccaTGAAGATGATCAACAAGTGGTGTATCTACCATTTGGTCCAGGTTACGGACACAGATGCTGAGGAACCTATACTTGAGTTCGTACCAATGGTAAATAGATTTCTAGAGGTCTTTCTTGATGAGCTCCTTAGGATCCCACCAGATAGGGGGGATTGA